Part of the Paenibacillus guangzhouensis genome is shown below.
ATCCTGCTAGCACCATTGTGGAGGTAGGTTGCGGAAAAGGACGCTTTCTCCATAAATTATTCGTACGGAATCAAGCGTTAAAGGGCTATGGTTTTGATCCGAGCTATGAGGGGGACGAGAGTCAATGTGATGGACGGCTCGTCTTCATTAAAGACTTCTATGGTCCACAATATGAACATATTCAGGCGGATGTCATCATTTGCCGTCACGTCATTGAGCACATCCAGCAACCTGTTGAGCTACTGACAACGATAAGAGAAGCGCTGAGGAATTCTCCGAATGCTCGCGTATATTTTGAAACCCCTTGTCTGGAATGGATATTGCGAAATACCGTTGTCTGGGATTTTTTCTACGAACATTGCTCCTACTTCTCCATTCCTTCTTTAACATTTTCTTTTCAACGAGCCGGATATAAGGTGGATAGCTATGAGCATGTTTTTCTAGGTCAGTATCTATGGTTCGAAGCCGTAGTCGATGGTACATGGCCTGGGGAGCAACAAATTGTCGATTCGAGTACAGTTCTCGCTTTAGCTGAACAATACTTGATGAAGGAGAACGAAAAGAAAGGGCGTTGGGCGACAGCGCTCGAGCACGCGTTAGCAGATGGGGCTGTGGCGGTTTGGGGCGCCGGCGCTAAAGGCGTTACATTTGCGAATCTATTTGATCCTTTGAACGAGAAAATTACATGCTACGTGGATGTGAACCCTAGTAAGCAGGGGCGCTTCCTTCCGGGATCAGGACATTCGATACTCCATTATCAGTCTTTACGAACAAAGAAGATTCGGCATGTCATCTTAATGAATCCGAATTATCGAGAAGAAGTCGAAGGGTTGGTTGAGGAACATCAACTGTGCTCCAAGTTAGTCGATTTAACAGATGAATGAAGTGAATAACGATAATTCATGGAGAATTGAGGTTGGAGAATGAAGTTAATCGTCGATTTAGAGAACAGCAAATTACTAGTTCAGTTGAATGACGGGTCGTTTGAATATGATTTAAACAGTAAAGAAG
Proteins encoded:
- a CDS encoding class I SAM-dependent methyltransferase, producing the protein MTFIMNCPVCDNAQTKPFLSRHHVPVHQNMVFEERESAVDMIRGELTLFLCDQCGFVYNASFDDSKLNYSAMYNNIQDYSSTFHQYTDELVERILKNLPNPASTIVEVGCGKGRFLHKLFVRNQALKGYGFDPSYEGDESQCDGRLVFIKDFYGPQYEHIQADVIICRHVIEHIQQPVELLTTIREALRNSPNARVYFETPCLEWILRNTVVWDFFYEHCSYFSIPSLTFSFQRAGYKVDSYEHVFLGQYLWFEAVVDGTWPGEQQIVDSSTVLALAEQYLMKENEKKGRWATALEHALADGAVAVWGAGAKGVTFANLFDPLNEKITCYVDVNPSKQGRFLPGSGHSILHYQSLRTKKIRHVILMNPNYREEVEGLVEEHQLCSKLVDLTDE